The genomic region GAATATATGCATTATGCAGTGTACATGCGATTATGTGAAGTAGGCACAAAAATGTGGTATAGTATCAAAAAAGATACTATTGTTATGGCTCCTAAAGCAAACAACCGACCTGGATAGGTCGGTTGTTTGCTTCTATGACGCTTAGAGGATGAACAGCACAACGCCAATCTCGACGTGCTATTCGACTCGGACTTCCTCCACCAATTGGCTCTTTTTCTCTTGCATATGCTTCAAGTGGGCTCTCCCCCAATCGTGCATAGGTTTCAAAATATAATCCAGAGTTAGGCCGTATTCCGTGATTGAATATTCGACGCGAGGCGGGACCACTGGATAAACAACCCGTTTGACGATATCTTGTTCCTCCAGCTCGCGCAACTGCGCGGTGAGCATCTTTTGCGTGATATTCGGTATCAACCGCTG from Xylanibacillus composti harbors:
- a CDS encoding winged helix-turn-helix transcriptional regulator, with protein sequence MSKREPAGCQPGLEAAMDILVGKWKPIILLHLLQGERKRFSELQRLIPNITQKMLTAQLRELEEQDIVKRVVYPVVPPRVEYSITEYGLTLDYILKPMHDWGRAHLKHMQEKKSQLVEEVRVE